The following nucleotide sequence is from Rubrobacter radiotolerans DSM 5868.
GAGGACCGGGGCGTCCTCGACGAGGCGGGCCGGGAGGATCTCGACCGGGAGATAAAGGCGCTTGTCCGCGAGGCGAGCGACGAGGCCGAGGCCGCGCCCTACCCGGAGCCGGAGTCCGCCTTCCGGGGAGTCTACGCGCCTCCCGGGGCGCTCGGTGAAGCGGGGGGTGAGTAAGGTGGCGGTGAAGACGCTCCTTCAGGCCGTTCACGACGGGCTCGCCGAGGAGATGCGCTCCGACGAGGCGGTGATGGTGCTCGGGGAGGACGTCGGGAAGGCCGGCGGGGTCTTTCGCGTAACGGAGGGGCTTCAGGAAGAGTTCGGAGAGGAGCGGGTGCTCGATACGCCGCTCGCGGAGAGCCTTATCGTCGGGGCGGCCATAGGGCTCTCGGTGAACGGGATGAAGCCGGTTGCGGAGATCCAGTTCGCAGACTTCATCCCTCCGGCCTTCGATCAGATCGTCTCCGAAGCGGCTCGCTTCTACTACCGCTCGAACGGCGCGTGGCCGGTGCCGCTCACGGTGCGCGTCCCCTACGGCGCGGTCCCGGGCGGGGCGCTCTACCACTCGCAGTCCGTCGAGGCGTACTTCTGCAATACGCCGGGCCTCAGAGTGCTCGCGCCGAGCTTCCCGGCCGACGCGAAGGGGATGCTGAAGGCCGCGATCCGGGACCCGAACCCGGTACTTTTCTTCGAGCACAAAAAGACCTACCGCATGATCAAGCAGGAGGTCCCGGAGGATGAATACACCCTCCCGCTCGACCGGGCGAAGGTCCACCGCGAAGGCGAGGACCTGACGGTCGTCGCCTACGGGCTCGTGCTCCACCAGGCGCTCGAGATCGCCGGGAGGCTCGGGGAGGAGGGTATCTCCGTCGAGGTCGTCGAGCCGATGTCCCTCTACCCGCTCGACCGGGAGACGATCCTGGACTCGGTGAAGAAGACCGGGAAGGTCGTCGTTGCGAGCGAGGCCAACCTGACGGGCTCGGTGTCGGGGGAGATCGCCGCCGTTATCGCGGACGGGGCCTTTGAGTGGCTCGACGCTCCGGTGCGGCGGGTCGGCGCTCCGGACGTGCCGAGCGCGCCGTACTCGAAGCCGCTCCTCGAAGCCTTCGGTCCGCAACCCGAGGAGATCGAGGACGCAATCGTCGAGATAGCCCGCTACTAGGGAAGGGGTGCCGATGTCCGAGACGATAAGGATGCCCCAGCTTGGCGAGAGCGTTACCGAGGGGACGATCTCCCGCTGGCTCAAGTCCGAGGGCGAGCCCATAGAGCTCGACGAGCCGATAGCCGAGATCGACACCGACAAGGTCTCGACCGAGCTGCCCTCCCCGCTCGCCGGAACTCTTGAGAGGATCCTCGTCGCCGAAGGCGAGACCGTGGACGTCGGGGTCGAGATCGCCGCCGTCGCCGTAGAGAGCGAGGCGAACGAAGCCGCGAGCGGGACGTCCGCCGAAGCTACCCCCGACTCCGCCGCCGACAAGGACGCCCGGGCCGCCGAGTGGCCGGTCGCGGGCACAGAGGCGCAGCCGACCTCCGGCGGGGCGGGGGAGAGCGCTTCCGTGAAGGCGGCGGCGCAGACCGGCGGGAACGGTGGAGCCCTGAAGACGGCCGAGGAGCTTCGCCTGACGCGCTCCTCGCCGGTCGTCAGAAGGCTCGCCGCCGAGCATGACGTGGACATAAGCGCCCTCTCCGGGACGGGGGTTGGGGGTCGCGTAACAAAGAAGGACCTCCTCGCCTTTGTCGAGGGACGGGAGGAGGCCCCCGAGGCCGAGCCGCCCGGGCTCGCCGAGGAGCGGGAGTACTTCGCCCCGCCTGAGAGCGGCGCGCAGAGCGACGGGAAGGCCGCGCCCGCCGGACCGGAGCCGCAGGCTCGACCGCCGGCCGGACCGGGGGACCGGGTCGTCGCGCTCACGAGCATGCGGCGGGCGATCGCGACACAGATGTCCCGGAGCAAGCGCGAGGCCCCGCACGCGTGGACGCTCGTAGAGTGCGACGTTACGGGGCTCGTGGCGCTGCGCGAGGCGAACAAGGCCGCGTTCCGGGAGCGCGAGGGCGTGCCGCTCACGTACCTGCCGTTCATTGTCCGGGCGGTCGTCGAGAGCCTGAAGGAGTACCCGGTCGTCAACTCCGTGTGGGACGAGGACGGGATCGTGCTGAAGAAAGAGATAAACGTCGGCGTCGCCGTCGACCTTGAAGACGGCGAGACGGGCGCGCTCGTAGTGCCGGTTTTAAGGGAGGCCGACAGCTACGGTCTCGTCGGCCTCGCCCGCAGGACGCACGAGGCGATCGGCAAGGCCAGAGGCCGCAAGCTCACCCCCGACGACCTCGCCGGAGGCACCTTCACGGTAAACAACCCGGGCTCTCTCGGGAGCGTCGTCTCGACCCCGATCATCAACTACCCGCAGGCCGCGATCCTCTCCGCCGAAGCCATCGTCAAGCGTCCGGTCGTTATGGAGGAGTGGGGAGACGCAATCGTCGCCCGCTCGATGATGAACCTCGAAGTCTCCTTCGACCACCGAATCTTCGACGGCGGCGTAGCTCTTCGCTTCCTCAACGCCGTGAAGCGTCGCCTCGAAGCCTACGGCCCGGGGGACGACCTCGGCTGAGCGCCTCGCAAGGGGGCGACGTTCTGCCGCTGGAGAACGAGCCTCGAAGCGTACACTTACCGGAACTTCCGCCGGAAAGGAAAGGGGCCGGGTTGAAGTACGGTTTCATCGTGACGTCCGGGGACCCGCGGACGGTCTGCGACCTCGCTCGCGAGGCCGAGGGGGCGGGCTGGGACGGGGTCTTCTACTGGGACGGCATGTACCTCGGGTCGGAGCACGAGGTCTACGACCCCTGGGTCGTGCTCGCGGGGATGGCGATGAGCACGCAGCGGGCGCGTCTCGGCGCGGTCCTCACCCCTCCGACGCGCCGCAGACCCTGGAAGCTCGCCCGGGAGACGGTTACCCTCGACCACCTCTCGAACGGTCGGCTCGTCCTGCCGGTCGGGCTCGGCGCGGTCGAGACCTTCGGCTCCGTCGGGGAGGAGACGGACAGAAGGACGCGCGCCGAACGTCTCGACGAGAGCCTCGCCATCCTTGACGGGCTCTGGTCCGGGGAGGCGTTCTCCTTCTCCGGAAAACACTTCGAGCTTGGGGAGATGACCTTCCGTCCGCCCCCGGTGCAGCGGCCGCGCATCCCCGTCTGGCCCGTCGGGGCGTGGCCGTCGAGGAAGTCGGTTGACCGCGCCCTGCGCTACGACGGGATGCTCGCCTACACCACGCGCGGCGAGGTGCTTCCGCAGGACGTGCGAGCCATGCGCGACTATGCGGACAGAAAGCGACCCGGCGAGCCGTTCGACCTCATCGTCGAGGGCGAGACCCCCGGCGACGACCCGGAGAGAGCCGCGGCCGCGGTCCGGCCGTTTCGGGAGGCGGGCGCGACGTGGTGGATCGAGTCCCCCTGGACCCCGCCGAACGACCCGGACGCCCTCCGGAAGCGCATCCGACAGGGACCTCCAAAGCCTTCGGCCTCCCCGTAAGCGCCGCACCCGGAACGGCCGTGTCTGGAAGAGCCCTTATTTGACCGGAAGGTCAGAGCGGTGCAGTATAACTTGCGGGCAACGCGTGGGGCGGGGCTTTGTGTATTGCGGGGAAGGTCTTTGCGGTGAAGTTCTTTGTGGGGCGCGAGCGGGACGATGAGTTTCGTCGTTGGCTGCGGAGGAGCCCCGGCGGCGCTGCTCCGGGCGGCCGAAGTTCTGCCCGACCGACCGGTACTGGCCCGGGATGCGGTGGCGGTGTACGGAGCGCAAAGCAGCGCCTGCAGGCCGTGAGAGGGGGTGAGGCCGGAAAAGAAGAGTAGCTGGCGGCGGGAGAGCGCAGCAGGCGGGTAGAGCAGAGAACTCGGGGAACAGGAGGAGCGAGATGAAGAGCCGGGCGGCGGTGCTTTACGGACCGGGCGAGGAGTTCAAGGTAGAGGAGATCGAGGTAGACGACCCGAAGACCGGCGAGGTGCTCGTCCACATCGCGGCGAGCGGGTTGTGTCACTCGGACTATCACATGGTCACGGGAGAGTTCGGGCCGCTTCACTTTCCCATGATCGGGGGCCACGAGGGAGCGGGCGTCGTCGAGAAGGTCGGGGAGGGCGTCACGAGGGTCAAGGAGGGCGACCACGTGATGCTCACGTTTATTCCGGCGTGCGGGAAGTGCCGGTTCTGCTCGATGGGGTCGAGCCAGCTCTGCGACCGGGGGGCGAACATCCTCGCCGGGCCGCAGCTCGACGGGACGTTCCGGCTGCACACCGAGGGCGGGGACGATGCGGGGCAGTTCTGCCTGATCTCGACCTTCAGCGAGTACACGGTCGTTCCGGAGGACTCCATCGTCCCGATCGAAGACGACCTCGACATGACGAAGGTGTGCATCGCGGGCTGCTGCGTGCCGACGGGCTTCGGCTCGGCGGTGAACAAGGCCGACGTCCAGCCCGGGGAGACCGTCGCGGTGTTCGGGATCGGCGGGATCGGGATAAACGCCATTCAGGGCGCGGCGGTCGGCGGGGCTGCGAAGGTGATCGCGGTGGACCCCGTGGACTTCAAGCTGGAGATGGCCGAGGAACTCGGGGCGACGCACACCGTCAACCCGAACAGCGAGGACCCGGTCGAGAAGATCGTCGAGCTTACGAACGGGGTCGGGGCGGACAAGGCGATCGTCACGATAGACAACGTCCTTCCCGAGCATATCGGCACGGCGCACCGGGCCATCCGCAAGGGCGGGCGGGCGGTTATCGTGGGAATAGCGAATGCCCAGCACCAGACGATCGAGGTCTCCCCGTTCGAGCTCGTGCTCTTTGCGAAGGAGATCGTCGGTACGCTCTACGGCGACTCGACCGTACATGCGGACCTTCCGCGCTACCTTGAGACGTACCGCTCCGGAAAGCTCAAGATAGACGAGCTTATAACCAACACCTACACCCTCGACGAGATAAACCAGGGCTACAAGGACATGCTCGACGGCAAGAACCTCCGGGGTGTCATCGTGTACGACTGGGCGAGGCAGTAGACCTCTTCGTGCGGGAGGGCGACTCCGGCAAGGCGGGGGACCCGGTAGGGGATCTGGGCGCGCTCTACCGCGCCGTCCGGGAGCGCGTCGTCGGCCGCGAGGACGAGGCGCAGCTTATCCTCGCCGCGCTCGCCGCCGGGCGGGACCTTCTTCTCGAAGGCCCGCCCGGCACGAGCAAGTCCACGATCCTCCGCGCCATAACCGGCGCGCAGAGGACCCCTCTGCACTTTGTTGAGGGGAACGCCGACCTTACCCCGGCGAAGCTTCTCGGGCACCACAGCCCCGCAAGGGTCATGGAGGAGGGCTACACCCGGGAGAACTTCATGCCGGGGCCGCTCCCGCAGGCGATGAGCGAGGGCGGCTTCCTGTACATCGAGGAGTTCAACCGCGTCCCCGAGGACACTTTAAACACCCTTATAACCGCAATGGCCGAGCGGGAGGTGACGATCCCGCGTGCCGGGAGGGTCTGCGCCGGGGAGGGCTTTCGCGTGATCGCCGCGATGAACCCCTTCGACAACATCGGCACCGAGCGGCTCTCCGGAGCCGTCGCCGACCGGCTCTGTCGGGTCAGGATGGACTACCAGACCGAGGAGCAGGAGCGGGAGATCGTCGCCCGCAGGACCGCTTCGGAGAACGGCTTTCTCGTCCGGCTCGCCGTCGCCGCGGCGCGGGCCTCTCGTGAGCACCCGGACCTCCGGGCGGGGGCCTCCGTCCGGGCCGCCATAGACTTCGTGCTCGTCGCGGAGAGGCTCGCCGAGCTTCGCGGCGTCCGGCTGGACGCCTCCGGGACAAAGGACGCCGAGGTCCGGTGGACGCTCGTTGCGGCCGCCCGGACGGCGTTTGCGATCAAGGTCAGAGTCCGGGAGTCCTCGGGCCGCTCTTCCGACGAGGTGATCTCCGCGATCGTCCTCTACCTTCTCGACCGAACCGACGGGGACGGAGACGACCTCTCTTCGGCGGGGGACCGGACGGGGCGCGTCCTGTCCGGGCAGTCGAAGGAGGCGCCCGGCGAGCGCGCCGGAGGACGGGGCGACCGTCCACCGGGCGGGGTCTCCGGACGGGCGGCGGGGCTCGTCGCCGGCGGGGGGCGAGTGCTCTCCGGAGAGGCCGCGGTCCGCGGGGCCTCTGCCCGCAACCGGGGTGGCCGGACCTTTCGCGGCTTTGCGAGGGACCACCCCGGGCTCGCTGCGAAGCTCGGCCGCCGGACGGACGCGCAGGCGCTCGAAGAGGCCCTGAAGACCGAGCCCGGCGGGAGGCTCGACGCGCTCGCAGAGCTTGTCGACCTCTACGACCGGGCGGACCTCCGCGCCGAGGCGCGAAGGCTGGCGGCGAAGGTACTTCTCAGGACCGCCCGCAGGGACGTCGGGCGCAGAAGCGGCCGGGGTCGGCTGACGAGCGTCCGCTACCGGGGCGAGGCCGGAGAGCTAGACCTCGAACGGACGCTTGAGGCCGCCGTCGGCGCGCCGGAGCTGGAGTTGGAGAAGAGCCTGCGCGTCCTTGAGCGGCGGACGCGCCGGCGCTCCTACGCGCTGATGCTCGACGTCTCCGGCTCGATGAAGGGCGCGGCGGTCTTCCGGGCGGCGATGGCCCTCGCCTCGGTCGTCGCGAGCGTGGAGCGAAGCCCCGGCGACGCCTTCGCCGTCGTCGCGTTCTGGCGCGAGGCGGCGTTGCTGAAGGGCCTTCACGAGTCCGCCCGGCCGGACGTCCTTCTCGACCGGCTCTTCTCGCTCTCCGGGCGGGGGCTCACCGACCTCGAGCTCGGCCTGCGCGTCGGGCTCGCCGAGCTGGAGGGGGCGCGGACGCAGGAGCGAGTCGGGCTGCTCTTCGGGGACGGGCTCCAGACGGCAGGGTCTCCCGCCGGACCCGTCGCCGCGGCCTTCCCGAAGCTGCACGTGGTCTCGACCGGCGGGAGCGAGGAGTCCGCCGAGAGGTGCCGGACGCTCGCCGCGCTCGGGGGCGGAAGGTGCGCCTTTGTGACCTCTACGGAGGACGTGCCGGGCGCGCTCGGCCGCTGCCTTGCGGCGTCCTGAACCTCCTCGCTCCCGTGCCGGCCGAAAAGAGGCCCCGGTCTCGCCGGAGGGCGCGTGGCGGACTCCGGTTCGTGCCGGGAGGATGAGTTGCGCGGTCC
It contains:
- a CDS encoding LLM class flavin-dependent oxidoreductase; the encoded protein is MKYGFIVTSGDPRTVCDLAREAEGAGWDGVFYWDGMYLGSEHEVYDPWVVLAGMAMSTQRARLGAVLTPPTRRRPWKLARETVTLDHLSNGRLVLPVGLGAVETFGSVGEETDRRTRAERLDESLAILDGLWSGEAFSFSGKHFELGEMTFRPPPVQRPRIPVWPVGAWPSRKSVDRALRYDGMLAYTTRGEVLPQDVRAMRDYADRKRPGEPFDLIVEGETPGDDPERAAAAVRPFREAGATWWIESPWTPPNDPDALRKRIRQGPPKPSASP
- a CDS encoding NDMA-dependent alcohol dehydrogenase yields the protein MKSRAAVLYGPGEEFKVEEIEVDDPKTGEVLVHIAASGLCHSDYHMVTGEFGPLHFPMIGGHEGAGVVEKVGEGVTRVKEGDHVMLTFIPACGKCRFCSMGSSQLCDRGANILAGPQLDGTFRLHTEGGDDAGQFCLISTFSEYTVVPEDSIVPIEDDLDMTKVCIAGCCVPTGFGSAVNKADVQPGETVAVFGIGGIGINAIQGAAVGGAAKVIAVDPVDFKLEMAEELGATHTVNPNSEDPVEKIVELTNGVGADKAIVTIDNVLPEHIGTAHRAIRKGGRAVIVGIANAQHQTIEVSPFELVLFAKEIVGTLYGDSTVHADLPRYLETYRSGKLKIDELITNTYTLDEINQGYKDMLDGKNLRGVIVYDWARQ
- a CDS encoding alpha-ketoacid dehydrogenase subunit beta — encoded protein: MAVKTLLQAVHDGLAEEMRSDEAVMVLGEDVGKAGGVFRVTEGLQEEFGEERVLDTPLAESLIVGAAIGLSVNGMKPVAEIQFADFIPPAFDQIVSEAARFYYRSNGAWPVPLTVRVPYGAVPGGALYHSQSVEAYFCNTPGLRVLAPSFPADAKGMLKAAIRDPNPVLFFEHKKTYRMIKQEVPEDEYTLPLDRAKVHREGEDLTVVAYGLVLHQALEIAGRLGEEGISVEVVEPMSLYPLDRETILDSVKKTGKVVVASEANLTGSVSGEIAAVIADGAFEWLDAPVRRVGAPDVPSAPYSKPLLEAFGPQPEEIEDAIVEIARY
- a CDS encoding dihydrolipoamide acetyltransferase family protein, translated to MSETIRMPQLGESVTEGTISRWLKSEGEPIELDEPIAEIDTDKVSTELPSPLAGTLERILVAEGETVDVGVEIAAVAVESEANEAASGTSAEATPDSAADKDARAAEWPVAGTEAQPTSGGAGESASVKAAAQTGGNGGALKTAEELRLTRSSPVVRRLAAEHDVDISALSGTGVGGRVTKKDLLAFVEGREEAPEAEPPGLAEEREYFAPPESGAQSDGKAAPAGPEPQARPPAGPGDRVVALTSMRRAIATQMSRSKREAPHAWTLVECDVTGLVALREANKAAFREREGVPLTYLPFIVRAVVESLKEYPVVNSVWDEDGIVLKKEINVGVAVDLEDGETGALVVPVLREADSYGLVGLARRTHEAIGKARGRKLTPDDLAGGTFTVNNPGSLGSVVSTPIINYPQAAILSAEAIVKRPVVMEEWGDAIVARSMMNLEVSFDHRIFDGGVALRFLNAVKRRLEAYGPGDDLG
- a CDS encoding AAA family ATPase; protein product: MREGDSGKAGDPVGDLGALYRAVRERVVGREDEAQLILAALAAGRDLLLEGPPGTSKSTILRAITGAQRTPLHFVEGNADLTPAKLLGHHSPARVMEEGYTRENFMPGPLPQAMSEGGFLYIEEFNRVPEDTLNTLITAMAEREVTIPRAGRVCAGEGFRVIAAMNPFDNIGTERLSGAVADRLCRVRMDYQTEEQEREIVARRTASENGFLVRLAVAAARASREHPDLRAGASVRAAIDFVLVAERLAELRGVRLDASGTKDAEVRWTLVAAARTAFAIKVRVRESSGRSSDEVISAIVLYLLDRTDGDGDDLSSAGDRTGRVLSGQSKEAPGERAGGRGDRPPGGVSGRAAGLVAGGGRVLSGEAAVRGASARNRGGRTFRGFARDHPGLAAKLGRRTDAQALEEALKTEPGGRLDALAELVDLYDRADLRAEARRLAAKVLLRTARRDVGRRSGRGRLTSVRYRGEAGELDLERTLEAAVGAPELELEKSLRVLERRTRRRSYALMLDVSGSMKGAAVFRAAMALASVVASVERSPGDAFAVVAFWREAALLKGLHESARPDVLLDRLFSLSGRGLTDLELGLRVGLAELEGARTQERVGLLFGDGLQTAGSPAGPVAAAFPKLHVVSTGGSEESAERCRTLAALGGGRCAFVTSTEDVPGALGRCLAAS